The region GCGCTGCAGACCGCCTGAACAGCGAGTTGGATGGACTGCATGCCGGAGCCGGTTACGAAAAACCGTTCCGGCGAGAACTCCCGTCCGTAGAGGTCCAGGTGATAGTCGGCAAGCGCCTGGCGCAGCTGCGGAATGCCGCGTTGATAGGTGTAGAAGGTTTCGCCCCGGCCAAGGGATGCCTTTGCGGCTTCGCAGATGAAATCGGGCGTTGCCAGATCGCCTTCGCCGGCCCAGAGCGGGATCAGATCGGCTTTCCCCCGGCCGGCGTTGAACACTTCGACAATTCCGCTTTCCGGCGCATTTCGCGATTCCGGACTCAGTCTTTGGATCAGGCTGGACAATTGGGAGATCCCTTCGATTTCAGATTGCGGCCAACATAGCCGGTTTGCCCGCGCATGATTTATGAAAGGATGTGAAGATGACTTCACGAACAGTGATCGATCCGAGGCAGCCAGGCGTCGGTTTTAACCCCGCATCGCCGCCCCGAAACGAAATCCGCACGATGCAGGATCTGGGAAATGCGGGCCGATACGTCCTTGTTCGCAAGACGAATAGACAGACGGGATCAGCTGTGATCCGATCTGTTTCGGCAGCGGAAAAATCCGCCACGGGAATCAAGCGCGCAGAACGCTTGTGACAACAGCCACAGGGAGGACGGTACGCCGGATCTGAATGCACGGATGGATCGTGATACTGGCCGCAGCGGCCTATATCCTGCTTTTGTTTGCGATCGCCAGCTATGGCGACCGGGTGCCGAGCCGCTACTCTTCGAGAACCGGCGGCCGGCCCTTCATCTATGCGCTGTCGCTTTCGGTCTACTGCACGTCCTGGACGTTTTTCGGGTCCGTCGGCAATGCCAGCCGGACCGGCGCGGAATTCCTGACGATCTATATCGGCCCCTTTCTCGTCTTCGCCCTCGGTTATCCGCTGATCAGCCGGATCATCCGGATTTCCAAGACCGAAAGCATAACCTCGATCGCCGATTTCATCGGCGCGCGTTACGGCAAGAGCCAGTCGGTCGCGGCGCTCGCAACCCTGATTGCGGTAATCGGCGTCGTTCCCTATATCGCCCTGCAGCTCAAGGCCGTGTCGCTGTCCATCACGACCATGATCGGTCCGCTGATCGGTCCCGGCGATAATTTCAACCTCGTTTTCGACGACATCACGTTGCTGATCGCTCTCGGCATGGCGATCTTCAGCTGGGCCTTCGGCACGCGGCATATCGATGCGACCGAGCATCAGGAAGGGCTGATGCTGGCGATCGCGGCCGAGGCGATCGTCAAGCTCATCGCCTTTCTCGCCGTTGGCGTGTGGGTCACCTATTTCCTTTACGAAGGTCCCGTCGACCTGTTCAAGGCAATATCGGGAGCGCCGGAAGTCGCGGCCGTTTTCCAGGGTCCGTTCAATATCGACAACTGGGTGGTCATGTCCGTCTTGTCCGCCTTTGCCGTTCTGCTTCTTCCGCGACAGTTCCACGTTACCGTGACGGAAAACAATTCCGATGCCGAGCTGCGGCGGGCCAGGTGGATGTTTCCCGCCTACCTGGTGCTCATCAACCTCTTCGTCGTCCCGATCGCGGCTGCCGGCCTGCTCCGCTTCGGCCAGGACATCAACCCGGACACATTCGTTCTGGCGCTGCCGATAGACGCCGGCCAGAACTGGCTTGCCCTGTTCGCGTTCATCGGCGGACTGTCGGCCGCAACGGCCATGGTGATCGTGGCAACGGTTGCCCTGGCAATCATGATCTCCAACGACATCGTCGTCCCGTGGCTGCTGCGCCGTCATGGCGAAGCCGAGATCATCAATGCCAGCGGCCGCGACATGAGCAGTCAGCTGCTGACGATCCGGCGCCTTGCGATCTTCGCGATCCTGCTGCTTGCCTATGCCTATTACAAGGCCGCGGGCGATACCGCCGCGCTGGTTTCGATCGGCCTTTTGTCCTTCGCCGCGATTGCCCAGTTCGCCCCCGCTTTCGTCGGAGCCCTGTTCTGGCGCAGGGCAACCTCCGTGGGGGCGCTTGCAGGCCTCAGCGGCGGCATCCTCATCTGGGCCTATACGCTGCTGCTGCCGACATTTGCGCAATCCAACCTGATGTCGTCGGGATTTCTGGAGACCGGTCCGTTCGGCATCTGGTTCCTCAAGCCTCAATCGATTCTCGGCCTGCAGATCGACCCATTTATTCATGGAACGCTCTGGAGCCTGGCCATCAACATCGTCCTTTTCGTCGGCTGCTCCTTCTTGAGAAAACCGCTGCCGGCGGAAACCCTGCAGGCAAACGTCTTCGTGCCGGCCGAACTCGCCCCCTCCCCCAATCTGCGCTACTGGCGCACGTCGGTCACCGCGGGGGATCTGCAGGCGACCGTTGCCCGCTACCTCGGGGAGGAACGGACCGAGCGCTCCTTCCAGCGATTTGCCAGCGAACGGGGGATCCAGCTCGATCCAAACATGCTGGCAGACGCCAATCTGCTGCGCTTCTCCGAACAGCTTCTGGCAAGCGCCATCGGCGCCGCCTCTTCCCGGCTCGTCCTGACGCTGATGCTCAAGCGGTACGACCCCTCGACCAAGGGCGCGGTCAAACTGCTGGACGATGCCTCGATCGCCATCCAGTACAACCGGGACCTCCTGCAGACCGCGCTCAATCAGGTCCGGCAGGGGCTCGGGGTGTTTGACCGTGACCTGCGGCTGATCTGCTGGAACCGGCAGTTCCGCGACCTTCTGGGACTGCCGGCGGAATTCGGCCAGGTGGGGACGACGCTCGACACGATCCTGCGTTACAACGCCGAGCGCGGCGAGCACGGACCGGGCCCGGTGGAAGCGATCGTCGACGACCGGATCGAGAAGCTCGTCATGATCCAGGAAACCTTTCAGGAGCGGCTGGCCACGAGCGACACGGTCCTGGAAGTGCGCATCAGCCCCATGCCCGACGGCGGCATCGTGGTGACCTATACCGATATTACCGAACGCGTGATGGCCGAAGATGCGCTTGCCCGGGCGAACGAGACACTTGAACGCCGTGTCCGGGAGCGAACCGAAGAACTGACCCACGTGAACGAACGACTGGTCGAGGCCACCCGGGCCTCGGAGGAAGCCAATATCGGCAAGACCCGTTTCCTGGCCGCGGCCGGCCACGACATCCTGCAGCCGCTGAATGCCGCCCGCCTCTACGCCTCCGTTCTGGTCGACAAGCTCAAGGACGGCAACGAGGGAACGCTCGTCAAGAATGTCGAGTCGGCGCTGGAATCGGTTGAGGACATCCTGGGGGCCGTTCTCGATATTTCGCGCCTGGACACCGGCGCCCTGAAACCGGAGCCGACCGTCTTCCGCCTCGACGAGCTGTTGCGCGGCCTTGCGCTCGATTTCCAGCCGGTCGCGGAGGACAAGGGATTGGAGCTGCGCATCGTGCCGACGTCCGTATCGGTGCGCACGGACCGGCGTCTCCTGCGCCGGCTGCTTCAGAACCTGGTTTCCAATGCACTCAAATACACGCAGGACGGCAAGGTTCTGGTCGGCTGCCGCAGGCGCGGCAATCGGGTGCTGGTGGAGGTGCACGACACGGGGATGGGCATTCCCAAGAGCAAGCAGAAGGCGATCTTCCAGGAATTCCACCGCCTCGATGACGGCATGCGGATGGCAAAGGGGCTGGGACTGGGCCTGTCTATCGTGGAGCGGATCAGCCACGTGCTGAACCATCCCGTCAAACTTCGCTCGGAAGCCGACCGGGGCTCCTGCTTTTCCGTGGAACTGCCCCGGTCGGCCGACCTTCCCGACCTGGCTCCGGTCCAGGTTACGGCGGTCGCGCCAGGGCATCTGGACGGTCTGGTGGTCGTCGCGATCGACAATGAGCCCGACATCCTGAGCGGCATGCAGCACCTGCTGTCGAGCTGGAACTGCAACGTGGTGACCGCCGCGGACGACGCGGAAGCGGCCGAACGGCTGAACCAGTCCGGACTGACGCCGGATATCATCCTGGCGGATTACCACCTGGACCATGGCACCGGGATCGAGGCGATCGTGAAGCTCAGATGGAAATTCGGCAGTCACATTCCGGCGGTTCTGATTACGGCGGACCGCAGCCGCACCGTGCGCACGGAAGCCGGCAACAAGGACATCGCCTTCATCAACAAGCCGATCAAACCCGCCATCCTGCGCGCTCATCTGGCGCGGTGTCATGCAGGACAAGCGGCGGAATAGCGCCACCGCCGAACAGTCCCGGAGCCCTTTTCTCTTCAGGACGCGGATTTCAAGGAGGCGGACTTGCGGGGGGCCGTGCTCGGCGCCCGGCCGTCCCAGTCTTCCTTTCTGATCCGGACGATCTTCATGGGGTTGGCGTCGGGTTTGCCAAAATAATAGCCCTGCATCGTATCGCAGCCGAGCGTGCGCAAAGCATCGACCTGAAACTGGCGTTCGACACCTTCGGCGGTCACTTCAAGACCGAGATTGTGGGCAAGAGCGATGATCGCCGAGATGATGGCAAGGCTG is a window of Roseibium salinum DNA encoding:
- a CDS encoding PAS domain-containing hybrid sensor histidine kinase/response regulator — protein: MHGWIVILAAAAYILLLFAIASYGDRVPSRYSSRTGGRPFIYALSLSVYCTSWTFFGSVGNASRTGAEFLTIYIGPFLVFALGYPLISRIIRISKTESITSIADFIGARYGKSQSVAALATLIAVIGVVPYIALQLKAVSLSITTMIGPLIGPGDNFNLVFDDITLLIALGMAIFSWAFGTRHIDATEHQEGLMLAIAAEAIVKLIAFLAVGVWVTYFLYEGPVDLFKAISGAPEVAAVFQGPFNIDNWVVMSVLSAFAVLLLPRQFHVTVTENNSDAELRRARWMFPAYLVLINLFVVPIAAAGLLRFGQDINPDTFVLALPIDAGQNWLALFAFIGGLSAATAMVIVATVALAIMISNDIVVPWLLRRHGEAEIINASGRDMSSQLLTIRRLAIFAILLLAYAYYKAAGDTAALVSIGLLSFAAIAQFAPAFVGALFWRRATSVGALAGLSGGILIWAYTLLLPTFAQSNLMSSGFLETGPFGIWFLKPQSILGLQIDPFIHGTLWSLAINIVLFVGCSFLRKPLPAETLQANVFVPAELAPSPNLRYWRTSVTAGDLQATVARYLGEERTERSFQRFASERGIQLDPNMLADANLLRFSEQLLASAIGAASSRLVLTLMLKRYDPSTKGAVKLLDDASIAIQYNRDLLQTALNQVRQGLGVFDRDLRLICWNRQFRDLLGLPAEFGQVGTTLDTILRYNAERGEHGPGPVEAIVDDRIEKLVMIQETFQERLATSDTVLEVRISPMPDGGIVVTYTDITERVMAEDALARANETLERRVRERTEELTHVNERLVEATRASEEANIGKTRFLAAAGHDILQPLNAARLYASVLVDKLKDGNEGTLVKNVESALESVEDILGAVLDISRLDTGALKPEPTVFRLDELLRGLALDFQPVAEDKGLELRIVPTSVSVRTDRRLLRRLLQNLVSNALKYTQDGKVLVGCRRRGNRVLVEVHDTGMGIPKSKQKAIFQEFHRLDDGMRMAKGLGLGLSIVERISHVLNHPVKLRSEADRGSCFSVELPRSADLPDLAPVQVTAVAPGHLDGLVVVAIDNEPDILSGMQHLLSSWNCNVVTAADDAEAAERLNQSGLTPDIILADYHLDHGTGIEAIVKLRWKFGSHIPAVLITADRSRTVRTEAGNKDIAFINKPIKPAILRAHLARCHAGQAAE